Proteins encoded in a region of the Elaeis guineensis isolate ETL-2024a chromosome 7, EG11, whole genome shotgun sequence genome:
- the LOC105049248 gene encoding protein PHOSPHATE STARVATION RESPONSE 3 isoform X2: MSSHSIITAEQSNSPEGMRHCCHASASSTTNLFNVLSDCQKLLNDKLSCTSPSSYVQRELINSSSPQKGLLFRLKKSSPESDPGSPLSNKCEPQNSAVQSLNSPLLHGGNTTNVHNEDEHSDDLMKDFLNLSGDASDSSFHGENYDNNSIALGEQMELQMLSEQLGIAITDNGEIPRLDDIYETPAPSVPLSSNCNQTSQPLRPAAKFQLHSNSSTSTTATANKPRLRWTLDLHERFVEAVNKLDGAEKATPKGVLKLMNVEGLTIYHVKSHLQKYRLAKYLPEAKEDKKASSSEDQKMPTVSHESDPGKKRNIEVIEALRMQIEVQKQLHEQLEVQRALQLRIEEHARYLQRILEEQQKASNTFVFPTQMPGTEMQLESPHHLSPEQAESKVDSICSPSSSNSKHKATDSDTRSKPPEDHKRARLEVEREGTSLGS, from the exons ATGAGTAGCCACAGTATCATTACAGCCGAACAAAGCAACTCTCCTGAAGGAATGAGACATTGCTGTCATGCTTCAGCATCATCTACTACTAACTTGTTCAATGTCCTATCGGATTGCCAAAAATTATTGAATGACAAATTATCATGCACAAGCCCATCATCCTATGTTCAGAGAGAATTAATCAATTCATCCTCCCCACAGAAGGGTCTTCTTTTCCGCCTCAAAAAATCAAGTCCAGAATCTGACCCAGGAAGCCCTCTCTCTAAT AAATGTGAGCCGCAAAATTCAGCTGTTCAATCTTTGAATTCTCCCCTGCTTCATGGTGGAAATACAACTAATGTACATAATGAGGATGAACACTCTGATGACCTGATGAAGGATTTTCTTAATCTGTCCGGAGATGCTTCAGATAGTAGTTTTCATGGAGAGAATTATGACAACAACAGCATAGCACTTGGCGAGCAGATGGAATTACAGATGTTATCTGAACAACTTGGCATAGCTATCACAGACAATGGGGAAATCCCCCGGCTGGAC GACATTTATGAGACACCGGCCCCATCTGTTCCACTTTCCTCTAATTGCAACCAGACTTCTCAACCATTAAGACCTGCTGCTAAATTTCAATTACATTCCAATTCCTCCACATCTACGACTGCAACTGCAAATAAGCCGAGATTAAGATGGACCCTGGATCTCCATGAGCGGTTTGTAGAAGCTGTGAACAAGCTTGATGGAGCCGAGA AGGCAACTCCAAAGGGTGTTTTAAAGCTTATGAATGTTGAGGGTTTGACCATATATCATGTAAAGAGTCACTTGCAG AAATACCGACTTGCCAAGTATCTCCCAGAGGCAAAGGAAG ACAAAAAAGCTTCCTCTTCTGAAGATCAAAAGATGCCAACAGTTAGTCATGAAAGTGATCCAGGCAAGAAAAG GAACATAGAAGTGATAGAGGCTCTACGGATGCAAATAGAGGTTCAAAAACAGCTACATGAACAACTTGAG GTACAAAGGGCACTTCAGTTACGCATAGAGGAACATGCAAGGTATTTGCAAAGGATTCTGGAGGAGCAGCAAAAAGCCAGCAATACCTTTGTATTCCCCACGCAAATGCCAGGCACAGAAATGCAGCTAGAATCTCCTCATCATTTGTCACCAGAGCAAgctgaatcaaaagttgattcCATCTGTTCACCGAGCTCTTCAAACTCAAAGCATAAAGCCACTGATTCAGATACTCGCTCCAAGCCCCCAGAAGATCATAAAAGGGCAAGGCTTGAAGTTGAGCGGGAAGGAACTTCCTTGGGTTCATAG
- the LOC105049248 gene encoding protein PHOSPHATE STARVATION RESPONSE 3 isoform X4, whose amino-acid sequence MDDIFAIGRRRRDLPYPSPAEKCEPQNSAVQSLNSPLLHGGNTTNVHNEDEHSDDLMKDFLNLSGDASDSSFHGENYDNNSIALGEQMELQMLSEQLGIAITDNGEIPRLDDIYETPAPSVPLSSNCNQTSQPLRPAAKFQLHSNSSTSTTATANKPRLRWTLDLHERFVEAVNKLDGAEKATPKGVLKLMNVEGLTIYHVKSHLQKYRLAKYLPEAKEDKKASSSEDQKMPTVSHESDPGKKRNIEVIEALRMQIEVQKQLHEQLEVQRALQLRIEEHARYLQRILEEQQKASNTFVFPTQMPGTEMQLESPHHLSPEQAESKVDSICSPSSSNSKHKATDSDTRSKPPEDHKRARLEVEREGTSLGS is encoded by the exons ATGGATGACATTTTCGCTATCGGAAGAAGGCGCAGGGATCTCCCATATCCATCTCCAGCTGAG AAATGTGAGCCGCAAAATTCAGCTGTTCAATCTTTGAATTCTCCCCTGCTTCATGGTGGAAATACAACTAATGTACATAATGAGGATGAACACTCTGATGACCTGATGAAGGATTTTCTTAATCTGTCCGGAGATGCTTCAGATAGTAGTTTTCATGGAGAGAATTATGACAACAACAGCATAGCACTTGGCGAGCAGATGGAATTACAGATGTTATCTGAACAACTTGGCATAGCTATCACAGACAATGGGGAAATCCCCCGGCTGGAC GACATTTATGAGACACCGGCCCCATCTGTTCCACTTTCCTCTAATTGCAACCAGACTTCTCAACCATTAAGACCTGCTGCTAAATTTCAATTACATTCCAATTCCTCCACATCTACGACTGCAACTGCAAATAAGCCGAGATTAAGATGGACCCTGGATCTCCATGAGCGGTTTGTAGAAGCTGTGAACAAGCTTGATGGAGCCGAGA AGGCAACTCCAAAGGGTGTTTTAAAGCTTATGAATGTTGAGGGTTTGACCATATATCATGTAAAGAGTCACTTGCAG AAATACCGACTTGCCAAGTATCTCCCAGAGGCAAAGGAAG ACAAAAAAGCTTCCTCTTCTGAAGATCAAAAGATGCCAACAGTTAGTCATGAAAGTGATCCAGGCAAGAAAAG GAACATAGAAGTGATAGAGGCTCTACGGATGCAAATAGAGGTTCAAAAACAGCTACATGAACAACTTGAG GTACAAAGGGCACTTCAGTTACGCATAGAGGAACATGCAAGGTATTTGCAAAGGATTCTGGAGGAGCAGCAAAAAGCCAGCAATACCTTTGTATTCCCCACGCAAATGCCAGGCACAGAAATGCAGCTAGAATCTCCTCATCATTTGTCACCAGAGCAAgctgaatcaaaagttgattcCATCTGTTCACCGAGCTCTTCAAACTCAAAGCATAAAGCCACTGATTCAGATACTCGCTCCAAGCCCCCAGAAGATCATAAAAGGGCAAGGCTTGAAGTTGAGCGGGAAGGAACTTCCTTGGGTTCATAG
- the LOC105049248 gene encoding protein PHOSPHATE STARVATION RESPONSE 3 isoform X3 yields MGCLVVALSFREREDMMPAANWPGKTKEDVGLKCEPQNSAVQSLNSPLLHGGNTTNVHNEDEHSDDLMKDFLNLSGDASDSSFHGENYDNNSIALGEQMELQMLSEQLGIAITDNGEIPRLDDIYETPAPSVPLSSNCNQTSQPLRPAAKFQLHSNSSTSTTATANKPRLRWTLDLHERFVEAVNKLDGAEKATPKGVLKLMNVEGLTIYHVKSHLQKYRLAKYLPEAKEDKKASSSEDQKMPTVSHESDPGKKRNIEVIEALRMQIEVQKQLHEQLEVQRALQLRIEEHARYLQRILEEQQKASNTFVFPTQMPGTEMQLESPHHLSPEQAESKVDSICSPSSSNSKHKATDSDTRSKPPEDHKRARLEVEREGTSLGS; encoded by the exons ATGGGTTGTTTGGTGGTGGCCTTGTCGTTCAGGGAGAGGGAGGACATGATGCCAGCAGCAAATTGGCCGGGCAAAACGAAGGAAGACGTCGGTTTG AAATGTGAGCCGCAAAATTCAGCTGTTCAATCTTTGAATTCTCCCCTGCTTCATGGTGGAAATACAACTAATGTACATAATGAGGATGAACACTCTGATGACCTGATGAAGGATTTTCTTAATCTGTCCGGAGATGCTTCAGATAGTAGTTTTCATGGAGAGAATTATGACAACAACAGCATAGCACTTGGCGAGCAGATGGAATTACAGATGTTATCTGAACAACTTGGCATAGCTATCACAGACAATGGGGAAATCCCCCGGCTGGAC GACATTTATGAGACACCGGCCCCATCTGTTCCACTTTCCTCTAATTGCAACCAGACTTCTCAACCATTAAGACCTGCTGCTAAATTTCAATTACATTCCAATTCCTCCACATCTACGACTGCAACTGCAAATAAGCCGAGATTAAGATGGACCCTGGATCTCCATGAGCGGTTTGTAGAAGCTGTGAACAAGCTTGATGGAGCCGAGA AGGCAACTCCAAAGGGTGTTTTAAAGCTTATGAATGTTGAGGGTTTGACCATATATCATGTAAAGAGTCACTTGCAG AAATACCGACTTGCCAAGTATCTCCCAGAGGCAAAGGAAG ACAAAAAAGCTTCCTCTTCTGAAGATCAAAAGATGCCAACAGTTAGTCATGAAAGTGATCCAGGCAAGAAAAG GAACATAGAAGTGATAGAGGCTCTACGGATGCAAATAGAGGTTCAAAAACAGCTACATGAACAACTTGAG GTACAAAGGGCACTTCAGTTACGCATAGAGGAACATGCAAGGTATTTGCAAAGGATTCTGGAGGAGCAGCAAAAAGCCAGCAATACCTTTGTATTCCCCACGCAAATGCCAGGCACAGAAATGCAGCTAGAATCTCCTCATCATTTGTCACCAGAGCAAgctgaatcaaaagttgattcCATCTGTTCACCGAGCTCTTCAAACTCAAAGCATAAAGCCACTGATTCAGATACTCGCTCCAAGCCCCCAGAAGATCATAAAAGGGCAAGGCTTGAAGTTGAGCGGGAAGGAACTTCCTTGGGTTCATAG
- the LOC105049248 gene encoding protein PHOSPHATE STARVATION RESPONSE 3 isoform X1 — MSSHSIITAEQSNSPEGMRHCCHASASSTTNLFNVLSDCQKLLNDKLSCTSPSSYVQRELINSSSPQKGLLFRLKKSSPESDPGSPLSNVSHSQHFEHVFSSSSTFCASLYSSSSTSAESYRQLCNLPFLPHPQKCEPQNSAVQSLNSPLLHGGNTTNVHNEDEHSDDLMKDFLNLSGDASDSSFHGENYDNNSIALGEQMELQMLSEQLGIAITDNGEIPRLDDIYETPAPSVPLSSNCNQTSQPLRPAAKFQLHSNSSTSTTATANKPRLRWTLDLHERFVEAVNKLDGAEKATPKGVLKLMNVEGLTIYHVKSHLQKYRLAKYLPEAKEDKKASSSEDQKMPTVSHESDPGKKRNIEVIEALRMQIEVQKQLHEQLEVQRALQLRIEEHARYLQRILEEQQKASNTFVFPTQMPGTEMQLESPHHLSPEQAESKVDSICSPSSSNSKHKATDSDTRSKPPEDHKRARLEVEREGTSLGS, encoded by the exons ATGAGTAGCCACAGTATCATTACAGCCGAACAAAGCAACTCTCCTGAAGGAATGAGACATTGCTGTCATGCTTCAGCATCATCTACTACTAACTTGTTCAATGTCCTATCGGATTGCCAAAAATTATTGAATGACAAATTATCATGCACAAGCCCATCATCCTATGTTCAGAGAGAATTAATCAATTCATCCTCCCCACAGAAGGGTCTTCTTTTCCGCCTCAAAAAATCAAGTCCAGAATCTGACCCAGGAAGCCCTCTCTCTAATGTGTCTCACTCTCAACATTTTGAGCATGTGTTTTCTAGTTCTTCTACATTTTGTGCTAGTCTATATTCGTCATCTTCAACAAGCGCTGAGTCCTATCGGCAGCTCTGTAATTTGCCCTTCCTTCCTCATCCTCAGAAATGTGAGCCGCAAAATTCAGCTGTTCAATCTTTGAATTCTCCCCTGCTTCATGGTGGAAATACAACTAATGTACATAATGAGGATGAACACTCTGATGACCTGATGAAGGATTTTCTTAATCTGTCCGGAGATGCTTCAGATAGTAGTTTTCATGGAGAGAATTATGACAACAACAGCATAGCACTTGGCGAGCAGATGGAATTACAGATGTTATCTGAACAACTTGGCATAGCTATCACAGACAATGGGGAAATCCCCCGGCTGGAC GACATTTATGAGACACCGGCCCCATCTGTTCCACTTTCCTCTAATTGCAACCAGACTTCTCAACCATTAAGACCTGCTGCTAAATTTCAATTACATTCCAATTCCTCCACATCTACGACTGCAACTGCAAATAAGCCGAGATTAAGATGGACCCTGGATCTCCATGAGCGGTTTGTAGAAGCTGTGAACAAGCTTGATGGAGCCGAGA AGGCAACTCCAAAGGGTGTTTTAAAGCTTATGAATGTTGAGGGTTTGACCATATATCATGTAAAGAGTCACTTGCAG AAATACCGACTTGCCAAGTATCTCCCAGAGGCAAAGGAAG ACAAAAAAGCTTCCTCTTCTGAAGATCAAAAGATGCCAACAGTTAGTCATGAAAGTGATCCAGGCAAGAAAAG GAACATAGAAGTGATAGAGGCTCTACGGATGCAAATAGAGGTTCAAAAACAGCTACATGAACAACTTGAG GTACAAAGGGCACTTCAGTTACGCATAGAGGAACATGCAAGGTATTTGCAAAGGATTCTGGAGGAGCAGCAAAAAGCCAGCAATACCTTTGTATTCCCCACGCAAATGCCAGGCACAGAAATGCAGCTAGAATCTCCTCATCATTTGTCACCAGAGCAAgctgaatcaaaagttgattcCATCTGTTCACCGAGCTCTTCAAACTCAAAGCATAAAGCCACTGATTCAGATACTCGCTCCAAGCCCCCAGAAGATCATAAAAGGGCAAGGCTTGAAGTTGAGCGGGAAGGAACTTCCTTGGGTTCATAG
- the LOC105049248 gene encoding protein PHOSPHATE STARVATION RESPONSE 3 isoform X6: MISCSSFQPGGGSPKCEPQNSAVQSLNSPLLHGGNTTNVHNEDEHSDDLMKDFLNLSGDASDSSFHGENYDNNSIALGEQMELQMLSEQLGIAITDNGEIPRLDDIYETPAPSVPLSSNCNQTSQPLRPAAKFQLHSNSSTSTTATANKPRLRWTLDLHERFVEAVNKLDGAEKATPKGVLKLMNVEGLTIYHVKSHLQKYRLAKYLPEAKEDKKASSSEDQKMPTVSHESDPGKKRNIEVIEALRMQIEVQKQLHEQLEVQRALQLRIEEHARYLQRILEEQQKASNTFVFPTQMPGTEMQLESPHHLSPEQAESKVDSICSPSSSNSKHKATDSDTRSKPPEDHKRARLEVEREGTSLGS; encoded by the exons ATGATTTCTTGTTCGAGCTTCCAACCTGGCGGGGGCAGTCCA AAATGTGAGCCGCAAAATTCAGCTGTTCAATCTTTGAATTCTCCCCTGCTTCATGGTGGAAATACAACTAATGTACATAATGAGGATGAACACTCTGATGACCTGATGAAGGATTTTCTTAATCTGTCCGGAGATGCTTCAGATAGTAGTTTTCATGGAGAGAATTATGACAACAACAGCATAGCACTTGGCGAGCAGATGGAATTACAGATGTTATCTGAACAACTTGGCATAGCTATCACAGACAATGGGGAAATCCCCCGGCTGGAC GACATTTATGAGACACCGGCCCCATCTGTTCCACTTTCCTCTAATTGCAACCAGACTTCTCAACCATTAAGACCTGCTGCTAAATTTCAATTACATTCCAATTCCTCCACATCTACGACTGCAACTGCAAATAAGCCGAGATTAAGATGGACCCTGGATCTCCATGAGCGGTTTGTAGAAGCTGTGAACAAGCTTGATGGAGCCGAGA AGGCAACTCCAAAGGGTGTTTTAAAGCTTATGAATGTTGAGGGTTTGACCATATATCATGTAAAGAGTCACTTGCAG AAATACCGACTTGCCAAGTATCTCCCAGAGGCAAAGGAAG ACAAAAAAGCTTCCTCTTCTGAAGATCAAAAGATGCCAACAGTTAGTCATGAAAGTGATCCAGGCAAGAAAAG GAACATAGAAGTGATAGAGGCTCTACGGATGCAAATAGAGGTTCAAAAACAGCTACATGAACAACTTGAG GTACAAAGGGCACTTCAGTTACGCATAGAGGAACATGCAAGGTATTTGCAAAGGATTCTGGAGGAGCAGCAAAAAGCCAGCAATACCTTTGTATTCCCCACGCAAATGCCAGGCACAGAAATGCAGCTAGAATCTCCTCATCATTTGTCACCAGAGCAAgctgaatcaaaagttgattcCATCTGTTCACCGAGCTCTTCAAACTCAAAGCATAAAGCCACTGATTCAGATACTCGCTCCAAGCCCCCAGAAGATCATAAAAGGGCAAGGCTTGAAGTTGAGCGGGAAGGAACTTCCTTGGGTTCATAG
- the LOC105049248 gene encoding protein PHOSPHATE STARVATION RESPONSE 3 isoform X5, which produces MMPAANWPGKTKEDVGLKCEPQNSAVQSLNSPLLHGGNTTNVHNEDEHSDDLMKDFLNLSGDASDSSFHGENYDNNSIALGEQMELQMLSEQLGIAITDNGEIPRLDDIYETPAPSVPLSSNCNQTSQPLRPAAKFQLHSNSSTSTTATANKPRLRWTLDLHERFVEAVNKLDGAEKATPKGVLKLMNVEGLTIYHVKSHLQKYRLAKYLPEAKEDKKASSSEDQKMPTVSHESDPGKKRNIEVIEALRMQIEVQKQLHEQLEVQRALQLRIEEHARYLQRILEEQQKASNTFVFPTQMPGTEMQLESPHHLSPEQAESKVDSICSPSSSNSKHKATDSDTRSKPPEDHKRARLEVEREGTSLGS; this is translated from the exons ATGATGCCAGCAGCAAATTGGCCGGGCAAAACGAAGGAAGACGTCGGTTTG AAATGTGAGCCGCAAAATTCAGCTGTTCAATCTTTGAATTCTCCCCTGCTTCATGGTGGAAATACAACTAATGTACATAATGAGGATGAACACTCTGATGACCTGATGAAGGATTTTCTTAATCTGTCCGGAGATGCTTCAGATAGTAGTTTTCATGGAGAGAATTATGACAACAACAGCATAGCACTTGGCGAGCAGATGGAATTACAGATGTTATCTGAACAACTTGGCATAGCTATCACAGACAATGGGGAAATCCCCCGGCTGGAC GACATTTATGAGACACCGGCCCCATCTGTTCCACTTTCCTCTAATTGCAACCAGACTTCTCAACCATTAAGACCTGCTGCTAAATTTCAATTACATTCCAATTCCTCCACATCTACGACTGCAACTGCAAATAAGCCGAGATTAAGATGGACCCTGGATCTCCATGAGCGGTTTGTAGAAGCTGTGAACAAGCTTGATGGAGCCGAGA AGGCAACTCCAAAGGGTGTTTTAAAGCTTATGAATGTTGAGGGTTTGACCATATATCATGTAAAGAGTCACTTGCAG AAATACCGACTTGCCAAGTATCTCCCAGAGGCAAAGGAAG ACAAAAAAGCTTCCTCTTCTGAAGATCAAAAGATGCCAACAGTTAGTCATGAAAGTGATCCAGGCAAGAAAAG GAACATAGAAGTGATAGAGGCTCTACGGATGCAAATAGAGGTTCAAAAACAGCTACATGAACAACTTGAG GTACAAAGGGCACTTCAGTTACGCATAGAGGAACATGCAAGGTATTTGCAAAGGATTCTGGAGGAGCAGCAAAAAGCCAGCAATACCTTTGTATTCCCCACGCAAATGCCAGGCACAGAAATGCAGCTAGAATCTCCTCATCATTTGTCACCAGAGCAAgctgaatcaaaagttgattcCATCTGTTCACCGAGCTCTTCAAACTCAAAGCATAAAGCCACTGATTCAGATACTCGCTCCAAGCCCCCAGAAGATCATAAAAGGGCAAGGCTTGAAGTTGAGCGGGAAGGAACTTCCTTGGGTTCATAG